The segment CACGTTTTCATGAAGCGTTTCGATCTTTATACGCAGCGCGGGGGCGGGTAAACCCTAGGATCGAGGGCTCGGTCCGTGCCCTGCGTGATCTCCCGCTTGCGGAGTAGTGGAACTTTCTTATATGCTCACATTCTTAATTATGTGAATCCCGTCCACGGATGTGCGCCCGCAGGGGGCGGTGGGGTGGGGTTGTATGCATACCTTCATGCCGAGAGACCATCCATGCCACTGAAAAAAGCCCACGGGCCGTTCTTCTCCACCTTTCGCAAGCTCTGGTTCCAGGACCCGGCCGCCGACACGCTGTTCATCAACGACATCGCGGTGCGCATCCGCGCCGGCATCATGCTGGCCATCCCCCTGTTCATGGCCTTCACGCTGTACGACGCGGTGTTTGGCTCGAACTGGGTGGTGACCGGCAATTACATCAAGGACACCTTCGAGACGGACTTCGATGAGCGCATCCTCTACCACGTGGAAGCCATCCGCCGTACCTACGACTACACGCTGCAGACCTGGGTGCTGCTGTACGCGCTGTTCGAGATGCTGGCGGGCATGTTCGCCATCACGGCGCGTTTCTCGCCCACCATCTACATCGCCAGCCTGCTGGCGCGTCACCATGCCCCGGTGTGGAAGCCGCTGACGCCCAAGCGTTTCGCCTGGTCGATCGGCGCGAGTTTCATCGCGGTCTGCCTGGTCTTCTTCAACCCGGACACCTTCGCCGGCTGGGTCAATGCGGTGGCCATGCACGAGGTGCTGCCCACCACCTTCAACTACATGCCCAAGTGGATCCCGCTGGTGCTGGTCTGGGTCTGCCTGGGTTTCATGTGGATGGAGACCGTGCTGGGTTTCTGCGTGGGCTGCAAGGTGCACTCCCTGCTGGTGAAGATGGGTCTGATGAAGGACGAGTGCGAGGCTTGCAACAACCTGAGCTGGAACACCTGAGGCACTTCCGCTGATCGCATGAAAAAGCCGCGCAGAGCGCGGCTTTTTCATGGGCGAATGAGACGCTCAGTCGCGGTT is part of the Rhodoferax sp. BAB1 genome and harbors:
- a CDS encoding DUF4395 domain-containing protein, producing the protein MPLKKAHGPFFSTFRKLWFQDPAADTLFINDIAVRIRAGIMLAIPLFMAFTLYDAVFGSNWVVTGNYIKDTFETDFDERILYHVEAIRRTYDYTLQTWVLLYALFEMLAGMFAITARFSPTIYIASLLARHHAPVWKPLTPKRFAWSIGASFIAVCLVFFNPDTFAGWVNAVAMHEVLPTTFNYMPKWIPLVLVWVCLGFMWMETVLGFCVGCKVHSLLVKMGLMKDECEACNNLSWNT